The Meriones unguiculatus strain TT.TT164.6M chromosome 1, Bangor_MerUng_6.1, whole genome shotgun sequence genome has a segment encoding these proteins:
- the Rom1 gene encoding rod outer segment membrane protein 1: MAPVLPVVLPLQARIRLAQGIWLLSWLLALAGGLTLLCSGHLLVQLWHLGTFLAPSCSFPALPQTALAAGAVALGTGLGGAGASRASLDAAQYPPWRGVLSPLLAVGTAAGGGLLTLALGLALVLPVTLHQGLEEGLKDALAHYKDTEVPGHCQAKRLMDELQLRYHCCGRHGYKDWFGVQWVSNRYLDPSDQDVVDRIQSNVEGLYLIDGVPFSCCNPHSPRPCLQSRLSDPYAHPLFDPRQPNLNLWAQGCHEVLLGHLKGLSSTLGSMLAVTLLLQALVLLGLRYLQTALEGLGGVIDGEGDTQGYLFPGGLKDILKTAWLQGGLAHKPAPEEAPPEEEPPKEVLPEA, encoded by the exons ATGGCGCCGGTGCTGCCCGTGGTGCTGCCCCTCCAAGCCCGTATCCGTTTGGCACAGGGGATCTGGCTCCTCTCCTGGCTGCTGGCACTGGCTGGTGGCCTTACCCTCCTCTGTAGCGGGCATCTCCTGGTACAGCTGTGGCACCTTGGCACCTTCCTGGCTCCCTCCTGTTCATTCCCTGCTCTGCCCCAGACTGCCCTGGCAGCGGGAGCGGTGGCTCTAGGCACAGGGCTAGGAGGTGCAGGAGCCAGCCGGGCCAGTCTGGATGCAGCTCAATACCCTCCCTGGCGAGGGGTCCTGAGTCCGCTGCTGGCAGTTGGCACTGCTGCAGGCGGGGGCCTACTGACCCTTGCCTTGGGGCTAGCCCTCGTTTTGCCTGTAACTCTGCACCAGGGACTGGAGGAGGGCCTGAAGGATGCCTTGGCTCACTACAAGGACACAGAGGTGCCTGGACACTGTCAGGCCAAGCGACTGATGGATGAGTTGCAGTTGAGGTACCACTGCTGCGGGCGCCATGGATACAAGGATTGGTTTGGTGTTCAATGGGTCAGCAACCGTTACCTGGACCCCAGTGACCAGGATGTGGTTGA CCGGATCCAGAGCAATGTGGAAGGTTTATACCTGATTGATGGAGTCCCCTTCTCCTGTTGCAACCCTCACTCACCCCGGCCTTGCCTGCAAAGCCGACTCTCAGACCCCTATGCCCATCCACTCTTCGATCCTCGACAGCCCAACCTAAACCTCTGGGCCCAAGGGTGCCATGAGGTGCTGCTGGGGCACCTGAAGGGTTTGTCCAGCACACTGGGAAGCATGCTGGCTGTCACCTTACTGCTGCAG GCTTTAGTGCTCCTTGGTTTGCGGTATTTGCAGACAGCGCTGGAGGGGCTTGGAGGAGTCATTGATGGGGAAGGAGACACCCAAGGCTATCTTTTTCCTGGTGGACTGAAAGACATCCTGAAAACTGCATGGCTACAGGGAGGGCTTGCCCACAAGCCAGCACCCGAGGAGGCCCCACCAGAAGAGGAACCTCCCAAGGAGGTTCTCCCTGAGGCCTAG